A single region of the Stigmatopora argus isolate UIUO_Sarg chromosome 6, RoL_Sarg_1.0, whole genome shotgun sequence genome encodes:
- the zbtb49 gene encoding zinc finger and BTB domain-containing protein 49 isoform X1, translating into MDTLSSHSSYLLQQLQEQRIQGMLCDCMLVVKGVCFKAHKNVLAAFSSYFRSLFQNSPSQKNEVFNLVIQDVSGIGQILDYMYTSHLDINQDNVQALLDIAQCLQVPNVLTMCNTFLKPCPPPVEIPSFSLPAMLTSDHDCLLGSSLPNDVDLQCPTEVPRPSFMEQTKQMPLPVTNSTPSDSGSSSQPPVEKQLVHGYKLRNFNSKQYFKQSAIQASNRGPGPLVVVEESQCELRLNQQSNNSHLSSGTAVQATPPCTSLAADKSHVSALTPSDSLNTPSSEHADTMLNVPMRPKKTVYLKKYNYLRSQKALEEMFAESVSEPLLNCPKGTHQEDSAVHISTQESPVENLITVREDSPKTLPDAEIPRPPPTNQEERRLQTVPEALLPTGHKYSCNVCGKIFKHPSNLEMHKRSHTGEKPFECNICGKNFSQAGNLQTHLRRHSGEKPYICELCGKCFTASGDVHRHKVVHTGEKPHLCDICGRGFNNLSNLKEHKRTHTTDKTFTCDQCGKSFNTHRKLLKHKACHGGEKPHSCATCVFSTRAGKCFVGSGDLQRHIRSHTGEKPYRCSTCGKTFTRSAMLRKHSNMHCKGATADGAITDNSEQPLSSEAGLSLSKAVCQTDVTSEQTYSALMPHGGPEKPSPHLASPPAPHVESPPLGIQLSPASTPTSLPELRSLVPHQLLATSHQERSTALPGPDQMKLPKAHVSPEVEYGPYVENGPMGGEMGRGLLGKPYLPVQDNYCPSRSNSGLYRSSEGNFISSVTLWGIAMKTLQNDNEMDQ; encoded by the exons ATGGACACACTATCCAGCCACAGCTCCTACTTGCTCCAGCAGCTCCAAGAGCAGAGGATTCAGGGAATGCTCTGTGACTGCATGTTGGTGGTCAAAGGGGTctgcttcaaagcacacaaaaatGTGCTGGCAGCTTTCAGCTCCTATTTCAG ATCTTTATTCCAGAATTCCCCAAGTCAGAAAAATGAAGTCTTCAATTTGGTTATCCAGGATGTGAGTGGCATTGGCCAAATATTAGACTACATGTACACCTCCCATCTTGACATCAATCAAGATAATGTACAGGCACTCCTTGACATCGCTCAGTGTTTGCAAGTTCCAAACGTCCTAACCATGTGTAACACATTCCTCAAGCCTTGCCCCCCACCAGTGGAAATCCCATCATTTTCTCTACCAGCCATGTTGACTTCGGATCATGACTGCCTCCTAGGAAGCAGCCTGCCTAATGATGTGGACCTCCAATGCCCCACTGAAGTACCAAGACCTAGCTTCATggagcaaacaaaacaaatgcctCTACCTGTGACTAACAGCACCCCAAGTGACTCTGGTAGCAGCTCCCAGCCACCAGTAGAAAAACAGTTAGTACACGGTTACAAGCTTCGCAATTTCAATAGTAAGCAGTACTTCAAACAAAGTGCAATTCAGGCCTCAAATCGAGGTCCGGGCCCTTTAGTTGTTGTGGAGGAGTCACAGTGTGAGCTCAGACTCAATCAGCAAAGCAACAACTCGCATTTATCCTCAGGAACTGCAGTTCAGGCCACCCCACCTTGCACATCCTTGGCAGCTGACAAAAGCCATGTTTCTGCACTGACACCCTCAGATAGTTTAAACACCCCCAGCTCTGAGCACGCAGACACCATGCTCAATGTCCCAATGCGCCCAAAGAAGACAGTGTATCTAAAGAAATACAACTACCTACGTTCGCAAAAGGCTTTAGAGGAAATGTTTGCAGAATCTGTCAGCGAACCCCTCCTTAACTGCCCCAAAGGCACTCATCAAGAAGATTCTGCAGTCCATATTTCCACTCAAGAATCTCCTGTTGAAAACCTCATTACTGTCAGGGAAGACTCACCTAAAACACTACCAGATGCTGAAATTCCCAGGCCGCCACCCACAAACCAAGAGGAGCGAAGACTGCAGACTGTACCCGAAGCACTACTGCCAACGGGCCATAAATATTCCTGCAACGTGTGTGGGAAAATCTTCAAACACCCAAGCAACCTGGAGATGCACAAACGCTCACATACTG GTGAGAAACCCTTTGAATGTAACATTTGCGGGAAGAATTTCTCACAG gcTGGAAATTTACAGACACACTTGCGGCGGCATTCTGGAGAGAAACCCTACATCTGTGAATTGTGTGGCAAATG CTTCACTGCATCTGGGGATGTCCACCGTCATAAGGTGGTGCACACGGGAGAAAAGCCACATCTATGTGACATATGTGGTCGAG GATTCAACAACTTGAGCAATCTCAAAGAACACAAAAGGACACACACCACAGACAAGACTTTTACTTGTGACCAGTGTGGAAAATCGTTCAACACACACAGGAAACTCTTGAAACACAAAGCCTGCCACGGTGGGGAGAAACCACACAGTTGCGCCACCTGTG TATTCTCCACCCGTGCAGGGAAATGTTTCGTCGGCTCAGGGGACTTGCAGCGTCATATCCGCTCTCACACTGGAGAAAAACCCTACCGTTGCAGCACCTGTGGAAAAACCTTCACTCGTTCAGCCATGTTGCGGAAACACAGTAACATGCACTGCAAGGGTGCAACAGCTGATGGCGCCATAACAGACAATTCTGAGCAGCCGCTGAGCTCAGAGGCAGGCCTCTCGCTGAGCAAAGCTGTGTGCCAGACTGATGTCACAAGTGAACAGACTTATTCTGCTCTGATGCCTCACGGGGGACCTGAGAAGCCATCACCACATCTTGCTTCACCCCCAGCACCCCATGTTGAGAGTCCACCTCTAGGTATACAACTTAGTCCAGCATCTACCCCAACCTCCCTTCCTGAGCTACGATCCCTTGTACCGCACCAGCTCCTCGCTACGTCCCATCAGGAGAGGAGCACTGCACTACCTGGCCCGGATCAAATGAAGCTACCCAAAGCACATGTTTCACCAGAGGTTGAATACGGACCTTATGTAGAGAATGGACCAATGGGAGGTGAGATGGGAAGAGGTCTGTTAGGCAAACCTTATCTGCCTGTTCAAGACAACTACTGTCCTAGTCGATCTAATAGTGGCTTGTACAGGTCCAGTGAAGGCAACTTCATATCAAGTGTAACCTTGTGGGGCATTGCAATGAAAACCTTGCAAAATGATAATGAAATGGATCAATAA
- the zbtb49 gene encoding zinc finger and BTB domain-containing protein 49 isoform X2, with amino-acid sequence MDTLSSHSSYLLQQLQEQRIQGMLCDCMLVVKGVCFKAHKNVLAAFSSYFRSLFQNSPSQKNEVFNLVIQDVSGIGQILDYMYTSHLDINQDNVQALLDIAQCLQVPNVLTMCNTFLKPCPPPVEIPSFSLPAMLTSDHDCLLGSSLPNDVDLQCPTEVPRPSFMEQTKQMPLPVTNSTPSDSGSSSQPPVEKQLVHGYKLRNFNSKQYFKQSAIQASNRGPGPLVVVEESQCELRLNQQSNNSHLSSGTAVQATPPCTSLAADKSHVSALTPSDSLNTPSSEHADTMLNVPMRPKKTVYLKKYNYLRSQKALEEMFAESVSEPLLNCPKGTHQEDSAVHISTQESPVENLITVREDSPKTLPDAEIPRPPPTNQEERRLQTVPEALLPTGHKYSCNVCGKIFKHPSNLEMHKRSHTGEKPFECNICGKNFSQAGNLQTHLRRHSGEKPYICELCGKCFTASGDVHRHKVVHTGEKPHLCDICGRGFNNLSNLKEHKRTHTTDKTFTCDQCGKSFNTHRKLLKHKACHGGEKPHSCATCGKCFVGSGDLQRHIRSHTGEKPYRCSTCGKTFTRSAMLRKHSNMHCKGATADGAITDNSEQPLSSEAGLSLSKAVCQTDVTSEQTYSALMPHGGPEKPSPHLASPPAPHVESPPLGIQLSPASTPTSLPELRSLVPHQLLATSHQERSTALPGPDQMKLPKAHVSPEVEYGPYVENGPMGGEMGRGLLGKPYLPVQDNYCPSRSNSGLYRSSEGNFISSVTLWGIAMKTLQNDNEMDQ; translated from the exons ATGGACACACTATCCAGCCACAGCTCCTACTTGCTCCAGCAGCTCCAAGAGCAGAGGATTCAGGGAATGCTCTGTGACTGCATGTTGGTGGTCAAAGGGGTctgcttcaaagcacacaaaaatGTGCTGGCAGCTTTCAGCTCCTATTTCAG ATCTTTATTCCAGAATTCCCCAAGTCAGAAAAATGAAGTCTTCAATTTGGTTATCCAGGATGTGAGTGGCATTGGCCAAATATTAGACTACATGTACACCTCCCATCTTGACATCAATCAAGATAATGTACAGGCACTCCTTGACATCGCTCAGTGTTTGCAAGTTCCAAACGTCCTAACCATGTGTAACACATTCCTCAAGCCTTGCCCCCCACCAGTGGAAATCCCATCATTTTCTCTACCAGCCATGTTGACTTCGGATCATGACTGCCTCCTAGGAAGCAGCCTGCCTAATGATGTGGACCTCCAATGCCCCACTGAAGTACCAAGACCTAGCTTCATggagcaaacaaaacaaatgcctCTACCTGTGACTAACAGCACCCCAAGTGACTCTGGTAGCAGCTCCCAGCCACCAGTAGAAAAACAGTTAGTACACGGTTACAAGCTTCGCAATTTCAATAGTAAGCAGTACTTCAAACAAAGTGCAATTCAGGCCTCAAATCGAGGTCCGGGCCCTTTAGTTGTTGTGGAGGAGTCACAGTGTGAGCTCAGACTCAATCAGCAAAGCAACAACTCGCATTTATCCTCAGGAACTGCAGTTCAGGCCACCCCACCTTGCACATCCTTGGCAGCTGACAAAAGCCATGTTTCTGCACTGACACCCTCAGATAGTTTAAACACCCCCAGCTCTGAGCACGCAGACACCATGCTCAATGTCCCAATGCGCCCAAAGAAGACAGTGTATCTAAAGAAATACAACTACCTACGTTCGCAAAAGGCTTTAGAGGAAATGTTTGCAGAATCTGTCAGCGAACCCCTCCTTAACTGCCCCAAAGGCACTCATCAAGAAGATTCTGCAGTCCATATTTCCACTCAAGAATCTCCTGTTGAAAACCTCATTACTGTCAGGGAAGACTCACCTAAAACACTACCAGATGCTGAAATTCCCAGGCCGCCACCCACAAACCAAGAGGAGCGAAGACTGCAGACTGTACCCGAAGCACTACTGCCAACGGGCCATAAATATTCCTGCAACGTGTGTGGGAAAATCTTCAAACACCCAAGCAACCTGGAGATGCACAAACGCTCACATACTG GTGAGAAACCCTTTGAATGTAACATTTGCGGGAAGAATTTCTCACAG gcTGGAAATTTACAGACACACTTGCGGCGGCATTCTGGAGAGAAACCCTACATCTGTGAATTGTGTGGCAAATG CTTCACTGCATCTGGGGATGTCCACCGTCATAAGGTGGTGCACACGGGAGAAAAGCCACATCTATGTGACATATGTGGTCGAG GATTCAACAACTTGAGCAATCTCAAAGAACACAAAAGGACACACACCACAGACAAGACTTTTACTTGTGACCAGTGTGGAAAATCGTTCAACACACACAGGAAACTCTTGAAACACAAAGCCTGCCACGGTGGGGAGAAACCACACAGTTGCGCCACCTGTG GGAAATGTTTCGTCGGCTCAGGGGACTTGCAGCGTCATATCCGCTCTCACACTGGAGAAAAACCCTACCGTTGCAGCACCTGTGGAAAAACCTTCACTCGTTCAGCCATGTTGCGGAAACACAGTAACATGCACTGCAAGGGTGCAACAGCTGATGGCGCCATAACAGACAATTCTGAGCAGCCGCTGAGCTCAGAGGCAGGCCTCTCGCTGAGCAAAGCTGTGTGCCAGACTGATGTCACAAGTGAACAGACTTATTCTGCTCTGATGCCTCACGGGGGACCTGAGAAGCCATCACCACATCTTGCTTCACCCCCAGCACCCCATGTTGAGAGTCCACCTCTAGGTATACAACTTAGTCCAGCATCTACCCCAACCTCCCTTCCTGAGCTACGATCCCTTGTACCGCACCAGCTCCTCGCTACGTCCCATCAGGAGAGGAGCACTGCACTACCTGGCCCGGATCAAATGAAGCTACCCAAAGCACATGTTTCACCAGAGGTTGAATACGGACCTTATGTAGAGAATGGACCAATGGGAGGTGAGATGGGAAGAGGTCTGTTAGGCAAACCTTATCTGCCTGTTCAAGACAACTACTGTCCTAGTCGATCTAATAGTGGCTTGTACAGGTCCAGTGAAGGCAACTTCATATCAAGTGTAACCTTGTGGGGCATTGCAATGAAAACCTTGCAAAATGATAATGAAATGGATCAATAA